The Esox lucius isolate fEsoLuc1 chromosome 5, fEsoLuc1.pri, whole genome shotgun sequence genome includes a region encoding these proteins:
- the LOC117594541 gene encoding uncharacterized protein LOC117594541 isoform X1 yields MVYIQTKVTEYMVYIQTRVTEYMVYIQTKVNEYMVYIQTRVTEYMVYIQTRVTEYMVYMQTRVTEYMVYIQTRVTEYMVYTQTKVNEYMVYIQTKVTEYMVYIQTKVTEYMVYIQTRVTEYMVYIQTKVNEYMVYIQTRVTEYMVYIQTRVTEYMVYMQTRVTEYMVYIQTRVTEYMVYIQTKVNEYMVYIQTKVTEYMVYIQTKVTEYMVYIQTKVTEYMVYMQTRVTEYMIYIQTRVTEYMVYIQTKVNEYMVYIQTKVTEYMVYIQTKVTEYMVYIQTRVTEYMVYIQTKVNEYMVYIQTRVTEYMVYTQTRVTEYMVYIQTKVTEYMVYIQTRVTEYMVDIQTRVSEYMVYIQTKVTEYMVYIQTKVTEYMVYIQTRVTEYMVYILTKVTE; encoded by the exons ATGGTATACATACAGACTAAAGTGACTGAGTACATGGTATACATACAGACTAGAGTGACTGAGTACATGGTATACATACAGACTAAGGTGAATGAGTACATGGTATACATACAGACTAGAGTGACTGAGTACATGGTATACATACAGACTAGAGTGACTGAGTACATGGTATACATGCAGACTAGAGTGACTGAGTACATGGTATATATACAGACTAGAGTGACTGAGTACATGGTATACACACAGACTAAGGTGAATGAGTACATGGTATACATACAGACTAAAGTGACTGAGTACATGGTATACATACAGACTAAA GTGACTGAGTACATGGTATACATACAGACTAGAGTGACTGAGTACATGGTATACATACAGACTAAGGTGAATGAGTACATGGTATACATACAGACTAGAGTGACTGAGTACATGGTATACATACAGACTAGAGTGACTGAGTACATGGTATACATGCAGACTAGAGTGACTGAGTACATGGTATACATACAGACTAGAGTGACTGAGTACATGGTATACATACAGACTAAGGTGAATGAGTACATGGTATACATACAGACTAAAGTGACTGAGTACATGGTATACATACAGACTAAAGTGACTGAGTACATGGTATACATACAGACTAAGGTGACTGAGTACATGGTATACATGCAGACTAGAGTGACTGAGTACATGATATACATACAGACTAGAGTGACTGAGTACATGGTATACATACAGACTAAGGTGAATGAGTACATGGTATACATACAGACTAAAGTGACTGAGTACATGGTATACATACAGACTAAAGTGACTGAGTACATGGTATACATACAGACTAGAGTGACTGAGTACATGGTATACATACAGACTAAGGTGAATGAGTACATGGTATACATACAGACTAGAGTGACTGAGTACATGGTATACACACAGACTAGAGTGACTGAGTACATGGTATACATACAGACTAAAGTGACTGAGTACATGGTATACATACAGACTAGAGTGACTGAGTACATGGTAGACATACAGACTAGAGTGTCTGAGTACATGGTATACATACAGACTAAGGTGACTGAGTACATGGTATACATACAGACTAAGGTGACTGAGTACATGGTATACATACAGACTAGAGTGACTGAGTACATGGTATACATACTGACTAAGGTGACTGAGTAA
- the LOC117594541 gene encoding uncharacterized protein LOC117594541 isoform X2 codes for MVYIQTKVTEYMVYIQTRVTEYMVYIQTKVNEYMVYIQTRVTEYMVYIQTRVTEYMVYMQTRVTEYMVYIQTRVTEYMVYTQTKVNEYMVYIQTKVTEYMVYIQTKVTEYMVYIQTKVTEYMVYMQTRVTEYMIYIQTRVTEYMVYIQTKVNEYMVYIQTKVTEYMVYIQTRVSEYMVYIQTKVTEYMVYIQTKVTEYMVYIQTRVTEYMVYIQTKVNEYMVYIQTRVTEYMVYIQTRVTEYMVYMQTRVTEYMVYIQTRVTEYMVYIQTKVNEYMVYIQTKVTEYMVYIQTKVTEYMVYIQTKVTEYMVYMQTRVTEYMIYIQTRVTEYMVYIQTKVNEYMVYIQTKVTEYMVYIQTKVTEYMVYIQTRVTEYMVYILTKVTE; via the exons ATGGTATACATACAGACTAAAGTGACTGAGTACATGGTATACATACAGACTAGAGTGACTGAGTACATGGTATACATACAGACTAAGGTGAATGAGTACATGGTATACATACAGACTAGAGTGACTGAGTACATGGTATACATACAGACTAGAGTGACTGAGTACATGGTATACATGCAGACTAGAGTGACTGAGTACATGGTATATATACAGACTAGAGTGACTGAGTACATGGTATACACACAGACTAAGGTGAATGAGTACATGGTATACATACAGACTAAAGTGACTGAGTACATGGTATACATACAGACTAAAGTGACTGAGTACATGGTATACATACAGACTAAGGTGACTGAGTACATGGTATACATGCAGACTAGAGTGACTGAGTACATGATATACATACAGACTAGAGTGACTGAGTACATGGTATACATACAGACTAAGGTGAATGAGTACATGGTATACATACAGACTAAAGTGACTGAGTACATGGTATACATACAGACTAGAGTGTCTGAGTACATGGTATACATACAGACTAAGGTGACTGAGTACATGGTATACATACAGACTAAGGTGACTGAGTACATGGTATACATACAGACTAGAGTGACTGAGTACATGGTATACATACAGACTAAGGTGAATGAGTACATGGTATACATACAGACTAGAGTGACTGAGTACATGGTATACATACAGACTAGAGTGACTGAGTACATGGTATACATGCAGACTAGAGTGACTGAGTACATGGTATACATACAGACTAGAGTGACTGAGTACATGGTATACATACAGACTAAGGTGAATGAGTACATGGTATACATACAGACTAAAGTGACTGAGTACATGGTATACATACAGACTAAAGTGACTGAGTACATGGTATACATACAGACTAAGGTGACTGAGTACATGGTATACATGCAGACTAGAGTGACTGAGTACATGATATACATACAGACTAGAGTGACTGAGTACATGGTATACATACAGACTAAGGTGAATGAGTACATGGTATACATACAGACTAAAGTGACTGAGTACATGGTATACATACAGACTAAA GTGACTGAGTACATGGTATACATACAGACTAGAGTGACTGAGTACATGGTATACATACTGACTAAGGTGACTGAGTAA